Part of the Bacillus andreraoultii genome is shown below.
TAGAGAGATCAGAGTTCCCACTACTTGCAACAATACAATATATTAGCATTGGGAATTTTATTGAGCGTCTCGATATCTTTTTTATTTTCGCCGCTTTTATCGGTGCCTTCTTTAAAATTGTCATCTTTTATTATGTGGCCGTTATCGCAACTACGGAATTATTCAAAATAAAAAACCATCGAAATATAACCTATCCATTCGGTTTAATCGTTTTATTTTTGTCGCTTACAATCGCAAGCAACTATCAAGAACATATAAATGAAGGACTAAATTTTGTCCCAATCTACCTTCATCTACCAATGCAAGTGTTAATTCCTATTATGTTGTTAGGTGTTGCATTTTTGAGAAACCGAAAGAAGAAAAGTAAAAAGAAAGAGGAAACGGCTGTTCAGAAAAGCTAAGTTATTGTTGGAGGTTCTACAGTGCTTTCTTTTACTGAAACATGCCGTTTATTCTACTATTGAAATTACATTTGCTCACTGTTAACCTTTTGGACGAAAATAATTAATACTCTCTTTATTTTGTAATGTTGAAATATCCCCAAGCTCCATTCCTAAAAAAGCCGACCGAATAACACGTCTAGCAACTTTCCCACTTTGCGTCCTCGGTAAACTATCAACAAAATAAATGTTCTTTGGTAAAAATGCTTTGCCTAAACTTTCCCCAATTGTTCCGATTATTTCTTTTTGCAACTGAATTTGACTGCTTCCCTCTTCTGTTGTTACAACGAAAACAATAGGAACTTCTCCCTTTATTTCATCAGGTATACCAATGGCTGCTGCCTCTTTTATAGCAGGAAGTGCACTGATGACGGATTCTAAATCAACCGGACCGATTCTTTTTCCAGCAATATTCATCGTGTCATCCGAACGGCCTAAAATGTACCAAAACCCATCTTCATCGACTTGTGCAAAATCCCCGTGATGCCAGACGCCAGGCCACGTATCCCAATATGTACGTAAATACCGCTCCGTGTCTTTCCAAAATGAATACGTCATTCCTAAAAATGGCTCTGATATAACAAGATCACCAATTTGATTTGTTCGAACAGGATTCCCAGCTGAATCGTAAACTTCCGCTGCCATTCCTGGTGCGGGACCGTGGAAGGAACACGGTTTTAATGGTTTAATTGGAATGCATGTTAATATACCACCCGATATTTCCGTTCCGCCAGAATAATTAATAATCGGGCAATTCTTTCCACCTACATTGTCAAAATACCAGAGCCAAGGTTTAGGATTCCACGCTTCACCAGTGGAACCGAGAATTCTTAAAGATGTTAAATTATACTCCCGACTTGGATAAATGGTAGGATTCATTAATGACCGAATGACAGTTGGCGCAATCCCCATAATGGTTACTTGATGTCGTTCAAGGAGTTCCCATAGCCGATTTTTCGTCGGATAATCAGGGCTTCCTTCATACATCACAGCTGTTGCTCCTAAAATAGCAGATCCAAACATATGCCACGGCCCCATCATCCAGCCGATATCCGTCAACCAGAAAATCCGATCACTCTCTTTTACATCAAAACTGAAAAACATATCAATCGCATTTTTTAAAGGAAAACTGTAATGCGTATGAAGTGTTCCCTTTGGCTTACCAGTCGTCCCTGAAGTATAAATAATTAAAAATGGTTCAGTTGATTTCATTGGCACAACAGAAAGATTGAGGTTATCCTTTATAAGCAATTCATCATATGAAATTTCCTTCTCTGTTATATCGTCAACCCCTTTACGATTTCTAGAATGG
Proteins encoded:
- a CDS encoding AMP-binding protein, coding for MHESKANDLVWIPTKEQIELANITSFMKAHGLATYEELLEKAIQKPDWFYPAILQELELTWMKEYDKVVDLSNGKELPTWFPGGETNFYLYGLYKHVEAGRGDELALIWEGEDGRVVKRTYQQLTDETDRLANGLFRLGVRKGDRIGVFLPQIPEIQPILFATAKLGAVVIPCFSGFGAEAVALRLNDGGAKWLFTADGFQRKGKTVNLRTVAREVLKKVPTIEKSIIVPHHSRNRKGVDDITEKEISYDELLIKDNLNLSVVPMKSTEPFLIIYTSGTTGKPKGTLHTHYSFPLKNAIDMFFSFDVKESDRIFWLTDIGWMMGPWHMFGSAILGATAVMYEGSPDYPTKNRLWELLERHQVTIMGIAPTVIRSLMNPTIYPSREYNLTSLRILGSTGEAWNPKPWLWYFDNVGGKNCPIINYSGGTEISGGILTCIPIKPLKPCSFHGPAPGMAAEVYDSAGNPVRTNQIGDLVISEPFLGMTYSFWKDTERYLRTYWDTWPGVWHHGDFAQVDEDGFWYILGRSDDTMNIAGKRIGPVDLESVISALPAIKEAAAIGIPDEIKGEVPIVFVVTTEEGSSQIQLQKEIIGTIGESLGKAFLPKNIYFVDSLPRTQSGKVARRVIRSAFLGMELGDISTLQNKESINYFRPKG